TGTCATGCCAATGCCTCAGTTTTTATTTCGATGTAGAAGCATCTCCTTTCGAAATATATTTCTTATGAAGACAAAAATATCGAAGAGGGAATAGATAAATTTTTAGCCGACAATCCCGAGCACAAGGATAAAGCCGCCATCTGGGCTGTCCTCAAGTATGTTATATGAAAAATACAAAAACAGGGAGTAAAGAAATATCTCTTTATAAACAATCCCTAACCAATGCTCAGGGGAGGGACTTTCTTTCCTAGAGCAGGTGCGTAAGCCTGCCGCTTAGGAAAAGGAATTTTCTTTAAAGTCTCAAATCAAACTTCTCATGACAGTTACAAAATTTGTATTTTATCTAATTATGACGAAATATTTGTTTTTTACAAAAAATAATAGTATAATATTATACATAATACTTTTGTTTTAGAGTGATGAATCCGAAAAGAAATATTATCAATCTATGAGGAAAATATGCGTATTTTATTCAAGACATTATTTGTGATTTTGCCTATTACTCAAATACATGCTAATATATACACCATAAAAAAAGGTGATTCTTTATGGAATATCGCAACTCAAAATAAAGTACCTCTTTCATTAATTCGGCAAGTTAATGATTTATATGATGATAAAGTTACAGTAGGTCAGACTATTTTTTTGCCTTCACGTATTACAAATTATACTGTCCAGCAAAATGATACATTAGATGGAATCGCAAAAAAATATAGAATTCCACTTTCATATATTATTACTTTAAATAACATTGCTGAAAATCAAGCAATAGAAGGTCAACTTTTGAAAATTCCTTTAATTGCTTCTAATATTACAATTACAGAAACTAAAAAGAATACAAACCAGTCTACCTCAAAACAAATGCGGAAAATCATTTATACTGTATCTCGGGGTGATACATTGAGTGGAATAGCAATCAAGCATAAATTAGGTGTATCAAAGTTAAAAGAAATGAACAAAAAACAAAATAATACTGTTTATATAGGTGAAAAATTAATTATAGGGTATAAAGATATAGCTCCTAAACCTATCATTGAATTACCTGTTAAAACTAATGTTATCATTCACGAAGTAGAAAAAGGTCAAACTTTAGGTGGAATTGCATTACGATATGGTGTTTCAGTACAAAATATTAAGACATGGAACATTAAAAAAAATGATACCGTATATCGTGGTGAAAATTTAAAAATACTCAAAATAGAAACACAACCCAAACCTATCAAAGAAACATCAAATAGTAAAAAAGAATCTACTACTACTATTATTTATACTGTTAAGCGTGGAGATAATTTATCAAGTATTGCTAATAAATTTGCTGTTTCTCCATCTCAAGTTAAAGTATGGAATAAAAAATCTGGAGATATGATTTTTGTTGGAGAACGTTTGAAAATTCAAATAAAAACTACTACTAAAAACAATTCTAACTCTAACCGTTTAGTTATTCATATTGTTAAACGTGGAGATACACTAGATAATATTGCTATATCATATAAAGTAAGCCGCGATCAATTGTTATCTTGGAATAGTAAAA
The window above is part of the Brevinema andersonii genome. Proteins encoded here:
- a CDS encoding LysM peptidoglycan-binding domain-containing protein, whose product is MRILFKTLFVILPITQIHANIYTIKKGDSLWNIATQNKVPLSLIRQVNDLYDDKVTVGQTIFLPSRITNYTVQQNDTLDGIAKKYRIPLSYIITLNNIAENQAIEGQLLKIPLIASNITITETKKNTNQSTSKQMRKIIYTVSRGDTLSGIAIKHKLGVSKLKEMNKKQNNTVYIGEKLIIGYKDIAPKPIIELPVKTNVIIHEVEKGQTLGGIALRYGVSVQNIKTWNIKKNDTVYRGENLKILKIETQPKPIKETSNSKKESTTTIIYTVKRGDNLSSIANKFAVSPSQVKVWNKKSGDMIFVGERLKIQIKTTTKNNSNSNRLVIHIVKRGDTLDNIAISYKVSRDQLLSWNSKNNTRINIGERLKIYIPSSSQSKKTTSFVPKKEVIRGIDSLRFQNIPLPISYVDLKSTTPSGRGVDIILKSQSTLISPTDAFVEYAGYINALQNVVILKLPEDRTIVYAGLGSLNVTAGQKVEKGQSLGIAGINTLEGVPKIYIEMRDKNKIVNALYAYKELKKYSK